The following proteins are encoded in a genomic region of Lujinxingia vulgaris:
- a CDS encoding FHA domain-containing protein — MPKLIYQDPEIGTEVIVEINSEVPEVTIGRNPGNIIRINNPSVSRRHTKFVYENGRCTLYDLNSSNGTYVNGMRIQSQVLEHGDLVRVGEFPLEFAEEQPVVSTQVEDPGIASMAKATSMGMGFGMDDFGPEEIELDASSLVEEHELDDQPMVLGEEEIHEVLDPDELYPELEPESFGDDTVDGGAEIAASLAALRAAAQESAGPDAHEHTQRADGHALNLQNWEREFSSGEHEQPPMDAAAPVAAPVAQPVAQPAAQPGGGAPPRQSVAMSEAVPDEEVEALRAEVASLREMLDAGVADSEDMQVERLRGERDRLMDERRTLVRQLNETRQALEQAPTDEAIAEAQAALDAERRRAEEAEAQIDALSQESASRAQAIEEASAREEALQEQLEALQQELQSHQQAQALVDSERAELGSQVSELRDEMQSFEDRYHQALLRIDDVTEELSASLAKVEELEEAAQIGQAERDALQSELADRVHDLELRDERIDALSASLEAEQQKVAELSATIEALNEELSRRPPEDEANALLARATTLDADLVAMTSARDDLQAQLNETNAELTRQRQLLEDLEARHSRVAAERDQVTRERDGLKQEKAAFARETDYLQVERRKLGDENQSLKARVEELEKDRKRKRKIFEELSGDLRGLVEENDRLGGELAKAKENLEQAPTGEALEALRQELAEREELITSLSAQIEELESDASNLTRDLGQIAEERDALAERETELREQLEAARAAQSADFEEGEALEALREEMAELQSQLETAQTDLEEARQAAAEAAEAAEAGAGTDAESAEELAELKAELESAREQIAGFEEERDALTARLAELEAELQARDEASEEDGKGGASDDGELARLVDEKTALEATLAEIILERDRLEDQLRQLAEA, encoded by the coding sequence GTGCCAAAGCTGATCTATCAGGATCCCGAGATCGGGACCGAGGTCATCGTTGAGATCAACTCGGAGGTTCCCGAAGTCACCATCGGGAGAAATCCGGGCAACATCATTCGTATCAACAACCCTTCGGTCTCCCGTCGACATACCAAGTTTGTCTACGAGAACGGCCGCTGCACCCTCTACGATCTCAACAGCTCCAACGGCACCTACGTCAACGGGATGCGCATCCAGAGCCAGGTGCTGGAGCATGGCGATCTTGTGCGCGTGGGTGAGTTCCCGCTGGAGTTTGCCGAAGAGCAGCCGGTGGTGAGCACCCAGGTCGAAGATCCGGGGATCGCCTCGATGGCCAAAGCCACCTCGATGGGGATGGGCTTTGGTATGGATGATTTCGGCCCCGAAGAGATCGAGCTCGACGCGTCATCGCTGGTCGAGGAGCACGAGCTCGACGATCAGCCGATGGTGTTGGGGGAGGAGGAGATTCACGAGGTGCTCGACCCCGACGAACTCTACCCGGAGCTTGAGCCGGAGTCCTTCGGAGACGACACCGTCGATGGGGGCGCTGAGATCGCCGCCAGCCTCGCCGCGCTGCGCGCGGCCGCTCAGGAGTCGGCCGGACCGGACGCTCACGAGCACACCCAGCGTGCCGATGGCCACGCGCTCAACCTCCAGAACTGGGAGCGGGAGTTCAGCAGTGGCGAGCATGAGCAGCCGCCGATGGACGCCGCCGCGCCTGTCGCAGCGCCGGTGGCTCAACCTGTCGCGCAGCCCGCCGCGCAGCCCGGCGGCGGCGCCCCTCCGCGCCAGAGCGTGGCGATGAGTGAGGCTGTGCCCGACGAGGAAGTCGAGGCGCTGCGCGCCGAAGTCGCCTCGCTCCGAGAGATGCTCGACGCCGGTGTCGCCGACTCCGAGGATATGCAGGTCGAGCGCCTGCGTGGGGAGCGTGATCGTCTGATGGACGAGCGCCGCACGCTGGTGCGCCAGCTCAACGAGACCCGCCAGGCGCTGGAGCAGGCGCCCACCGATGAAGCGATCGCCGAGGCTCAGGCCGCGCTCGACGCCGAGCGCCGTCGCGCCGAAGAGGCCGAGGCGCAGATCGACGCGCTCAGCCAGGAGTCCGCGTCCCGGGCGCAGGCGATCGAAGAAGCTTCCGCGCGCGAAGAGGCGCTCCAGGAGCAGCTCGAGGCCCTTCAGCAGGAGCTGCAGTCGCATCAGCAGGCTCAGGCGCTGGTGGATTCCGAGCGCGCCGAGCTCGGCAGCCAGGTCAGCGAGCTGCGCGATGAGATGCAGAGCTTTGAGGACCGCTACCATCAGGCGCTGCTGCGCATCGATGACGTCACCGAAGAACTCAGCGCGAGCCTCGCGAAAGTTGAAGAGCTCGAAGAGGCCGCGCAGATAGGCCAGGCCGAGCGCGACGCGTTGCAGTCGGAGCTGGCCGATCGTGTGCATGATCTGGAGCTTCGCGACGAGCGCATCGACGCGCTCAGCGCCTCGCTGGAAGCTGAGCAGCAGAAGGTCGCCGAGCTCAGCGCGACCATCGAAGCGCTCAATGAAGAGCTCTCGCGCCGCCCGCCGGAAGATGAGGCCAACGCGCTTCTGGCGCGCGCCACAACTCTCGACGCCGACCTTGTGGCCATGACCTCGGCGCGCGACGACCTTCAAGCCCAACTCAACGAGACCAACGCCGAGTTGACCCGGCAGCGCCAACTTCTCGAAGACCTTGAAGCGCGCCATAGCCGGGTCGCCGCCGAGCGCGACCAGGTCACCCGGGAGCGCGATGGGCTCAAGCAGGAGAAGGCCGCCTTCGCCCGTGAGACCGACTACCTGCAGGTTGAGCGCCGCAAACTCGGCGACGAGAATCAGTCGCTTAAGGCCCGTGTCGAGGAGCTTGAGAAAGATCGCAAACGCAAGCGCAAGATCTTCGAAGAGCTCTCCGGCGACCTTCGCGGGTTGGTCGAAGAGAACGACCGCCTGGGCGGCGAGCTCGCGAAAGCGAAGGAAAACCTCGAGCAGGCACCCACTGGCGAGGCGCTTGAGGCGTTGAGGCAGGAACTCGCCGAGCGCGAAGAGCTCATCACCTCACTCTCCGCCCAGATCGAGGAGCTGGAGAGCGACGCCTCAAACCTCACTCGCGATCTGGGGCAAATCGCCGAGGAGCGCGACGCGCTGGCCGAGCGTGAAACCGAGCTCCGAGAGCAACTCGAGGCCGCCCGGGCCGCCCAGAGCGCCGACTTTGAGGAAGGCGAAGCGCTGGAGGCGTTGCGCGAAGAGATGGCCGAGCTGCAGTCCCAGCTTGAGACCGCTCAGACCGACCTGGAAGAGGCGCGCCAGGCCGCTGCCGAGGCCGCCGAAGCCGCCGAGGCAGGAGCAGGTACCGACGCCGAGAGCGCTGAAGAATTGGCGGAACTTAAAGCGGAACTTGAGAGCGCCCGCGAGCAGATCGCCGGCTTTGAAGAGGAGCGCGACGCCCTCACAGCCCGCCTGGCCGAACTTGAAGCAGAGCTTCAGGCCCGCGACGAAGCGAGCGAGGAGGACGGGAAGGGCGGTGCTTCGGACGATGGCGAGCTGGCCAGACTCGTCGACGAGAAGACCGCGCTGGAGGCCACGCTGGCCGAGATCATCCTGGAGCGCGACCGTCTCGAAGATCAGCTCCGCCAGCTCGCTGAGGCCTGA
- a CDS encoding endonuclease/exonuclease/phosphatase family protein, translated as MPHQLRMMTYNIRLGIQQGLWAISKVIEQAGADVVALQEVGHHWKMGPAGDSAARLSALTGLEHHVFIPAIIEERPGQEPARYGQAILSRWPILEVAIDPLPQLRDEPRRLARALIESPAGPVEVWCTHLSYLVDDRPQQGEVLRERICAAPICGADDAPIARFVMGDFNEPERTEWLQALVEICEDPGAPEAVETFPAHQPDRRIDFVLGQGARALAHRVLENAEASDHLGVLTLWEL; from the coding sequence ATGCCACACCAACTTCGTATGATGACCTACAACATCCGCCTGGGCATTCAGCAGGGGCTCTGGGCCATCTCAAAGGTCATTGAGCAGGCCGGCGCCGATGTCGTGGCGCTTCAGGAGGTTGGGCATCACTGGAAGATGGGGCCTGCGGGCGATTCCGCCGCGCGGCTCAGCGCGCTGACGGGGCTTGAGCATCACGTCTTTATCCCGGCGATCATCGAGGAGCGCCCCGGCCAGGAGCCGGCGCGTTACGGCCAGGCGATTTTGAGTCGCTGGCCGATTCTGGAGGTCGCCATCGACCCGCTTCCGCAACTTCGTGACGAGCCGCGGCGCCTGGCTCGCGCGCTCATTGAGAGCCCGGCCGGTCCGGTGGAGGTGTGGTGCACGCACCTCTCGTACCTGGTCGACGATCGCCCGCAGCAGGGCGAGGTGCTGCGCGAGCGCATCTGCGCGGCGCCCATCTGTGGGGCGGACGACGCGCCGATCGCACGTTTTGTGATGGGGGATTTCAACGAGCCCGAGCGCACCGAGTGGCTGCAGGCGCTGGTGGAAATCTGCGAGGATCCGGGCGCGCCGGAGGCCGTCGAGACCTTCCCGGCCCATCAGCCCGACCGGCGCATCGACTTTGTGCTGGGCCAGGGCGCGCGCGCCCTGGCCCACCGGGTACTGGAGAACGCCGAAGCCTCCGATCACCTGGGAGTGCTCACGCTCTGGGAGCTCTGA
- a CDS encoding pyridoxal phosphate-dependent aminotransferase — MVERRSEGKKSHGAFRSVPKTGVIYVMSEAGRHGYRPGDPGWTNLGQGQPETGMLEHAPARIDAISITEDDHEYSPVTGLWELREAVADHYNRRYRRGMASQYSAENVAICGGGRTALSRLAAALGPINLGHFLPDYTAYEELLDLFRLFNPIPILLDPRRGYAFSAGELEDEIKGRGLSAILLSNPCNPTGKLVGGDELGQWLRVARELDCAMIFDEFYSHYVWGKSIEEATAARYVEDVERDPAVIVNGLTKSWRYPGWRLSWTVGPKKVIERVASAGSFLDGGAARPLQRAAVKLLDDEVTDAEILAIRERFAAKRQMMMSRLQKMGIKLDLPAQGTFYVWANLSELPPGLRDGMDFFSQALKRQVICVPGEFFDVNPGQRRANRYSRFKNYVRFSFGPPQAELEAGLDRLEQMIAEVAQAQTVGA, encoded by the coding sequence ATGGTGGAGAGGCGGTCGGAAGGGAAGAAGTCGCACGGGGCGTTTCGCTCGGTGCCAAAAACCGGCGTGATCTATGTGATGAGCGAGGCCGGCCGCCACGGCTACCGCCCCGGTGACCCGGGCTGGACCAACCTCGGCCAGGGCCAGCCCGAGACCGGCATGCTTGAGCATGCCCCGGCGCGCATCGACGCCATCAGCATCACCGAAGATGATCACGAATACTCTCCGGTCACCGGATTGTGGGAGCTTCGCGAGGCGGTGGCCGACCATTACAACCGCCGCTACCGCCGAGGCATGGCCAGCCAGTACTCCGCCGAAAACGTGGCCATCTGCGGCGGTGGGCGCACCGCGCTCTCTCGCCTGGCCGCAGCGCTCGGGCCGATCAACCTGGGGCATTTCCTGCCCGATTACACCGCGTACGAAGAGCTCCTGGACCTTTTTCGTCTCTTTAACCCTATCCCCATTTTGCTCGACCCCCGTCGCGGCTACGCGTTCAGCGCGGGAGAACTCGAAGACGAGATCAAGGGGCGCGGGCTCTCGGCGATTTTGCTCTCCAACCCCTGCAACCCCACCGGGAAGCTGGTCGGTGGCGATGAGCTTGGCCAGTGGCTGCGCGTGGCGCGCGAGCTCGACTGTGCCATGATCTTCGATGAGTTCTACAGCCACTACGTCTGGGGCAAGTCCATTGAGGAGGCCACCGCGGCGCGCTACGTCGAAGACGTGGAGCGCGACCCGGCGGTGATCGTCAACGGCCTGACCAAGAGCTGGCGCTACCCGGGCTGGCGCCTCTCCTGGACGGTGGGCCCGAAGAAGGTCATTGAGCGCGTGGCCAGCGCCGGCAGCTTCCTCGACGGCGGCGCCGCACGCCCCCTGCAGCGAGCGGCGGTGAAGCTGCTCGACGATGAGGTCACCGACGCCGAGATCCTCGCGATTCGCGAGCGCTTCGCCGCCAAGCGCCAGATGATGATGTCGCGCCTGCAGAAGATGGGCATCAAGCTCGACCTGCCCGCCCAGGGCACCTTCTACGTCTGGGCGAACTTAAGCGAGCTTCCCCCCGGGCTGCGCGACGGGATGGACTTCTTTTCGCAGGCCCTCAAACGTCAGGTGATCTGCGTGCCCGGTGAATTCTTTGACGTGAACCCGGGCCAGCGCCGCGCCAACCGCTACAGCCGCTTTAAAAACTACGTGCGCTTTAGCTTCGGGCCGCCCCAGGCAGAGCTTGAGGCGGGGCTGGACCGTCTGGAGCAGATGATCGCCGAGGTGGCTCAAGCCCAGACGGTAGGCGCCTGA